The Hemibagrus wyckioides isolate EC202008001 linkage group LG15, SWU_Hwy_1.0, whole genome shotgun sequence genome window below encodes:
- the rnf114 gene encoding E3 ubiquitin-protein ligase RNF114 isoform X2 produces the protein MAMLGSFGGTQRTTKSLGGGGDRDLTEFVCPVCLEIFDSPMTTECGHTFCNRCLQECLRPKKPVCAVCRAALDKWGKAIDLEDVIHRTPKPCKGCGQEIVLSEMRAHMGSCSKYQEYIQEGLKNISQPDAVSSVPNRYTFICPYCSCPNFDQEGLVEHCKSLHSGDPRQVVCPICASMPWGDPNYRSSDFFQHLRIRHTFSYDTFVDYSASEETMMQEAIQRSLLDN, from the exons ATGGCGATGCTGGGCAGTTTTGGTGGAACTCAGCGAACTACTAAAAGCCTCGGTGGTGGTGGAGATAGGGACTTGACCGAATTTGTATGTCCGGTGTGTCTCGAAATATTTGACTCTCCGATGACCACAGAGTGTGGACACAC ATTCTGCAACCGTTGCCTTCAGGAGTGTTTGCGACCCAAGAAgccagtgtgtgctgtgtgcagAGCTGCTCTGGACAAATGGGGGAAAGCCATCGATCTGGAGGATGTGATCCATCGAACACCCAAACCTTGCAAGGGCTGTGGgcaagag ATTGTGTTGTCCGAGATGAGAGCTCACATGGGAAGCTGTTCTAAATATCAGGAGTACATCCAGGAAGGTCTGAAGAACATCTCCCAGCCTGATGCGGTCAG ctCGGTGCCTAACCGCTACACCTTCATCTGCCCCTACTGCAGCTGCCCCAACTTCGACCAGGAAGGCCTGGTGGAGCACTGCAAGTCCCTGCATTCCGGGGATCCTCGCCAAGTG GTGTGTCCGATCTGCGCCTCCATGCCGTGGGGAGATCCCAACTACAGGAGCTCAGACTTCTTTCAGCATCTCCGGATCAGACACACATTCTCCTACGACACGTTTGtg gaTTACTCCGCGAGCGAGGAGACGATGATGCAGGAAGCCATCCAGCGCTCGCTCCTGGACAACTGA
- the rnf114 gene encoding E3 ubiquitin-protein ligase RNF114 isoform X1, whose translation MAPPSTCPFQDVRTNVTKQEENCQLRAWLIRFHDGAREDSHTLTFSLSFSLSLSLSLSLSLGVCLPLSVIKKINPYTHTHTHTHTHTYKDIMAMLGSFGGTQRTTKSLGGGGDRDLTEFVCPVCLEIFDSPMTTECGHTFCNRCLQECLRPKKPVCAVCRAALDKWGKAIDLEDVIHRTPKPCKGCGQEIVLSEMRAHMGSCSKYQEYIQEGLKNISQPDAVSSVPNRYTFICPYCSCPNFDQEGLVEHCKSLHSGDPRQVVCPICASMPWGDPNYRSSDFFQHLRIRHTFSYDTFVDYSASEETMMQEAIQRSLLDN comes from the exons ATGGCCCCACCTTCGACGTGCCCCTTCCAAGATGTCCGAACCAACGTCACCAAACAGGAAGAGAATTGTCAACTTCGTGCTTGGCTGATTAG gTTCCATGACGGAGCAAGAGaagactcgcacacactcactttctctctctctttctctctatctctgtctctctctctctctctctctctcggtgtctgTCTACCTCTTTCTGTCATCAAGAAAATAAacccgtacacacacacacacacacacacacacacacacacctataaagACATCATGGCGATGCTGGGCAGTTTTGGTGGAACTCAGCGAACTACTAAAAGCCTCGGTGGTGGTGGAGATAGGGACTTGACCGAATTTGTATGTCCGGTGTGTCTCGAAATATTTGACTCTCCGATGACCACAGAGTGTGGACACAC ATTCTGCAACCGTTGCCTTCAGGAGTGTTTGCGACCCAAGAAgccagtgtgtgctgtgtgcagAGCTGCTCTGGACAAATGGGGGAAAGCCATCGATCTGGAGGATGTGATCCATCGAACACCCAAACCTTGCAAGGGCTGTGGgcaagag ATTGTGTTGTCCGAGATGAGAGCTCACATGGGAAGCTGTTCTAAATATCAGGAGTACATCCAGGAAGGTCTGAAGAACATCTCCCAGCCTGATGCGGTCAG ctCGGTGCCTAACCGCTACACCTTCATCTGCCCCTACTGCAGCTGCCCCAACTTCGACCAGGAAGGCCTGGTGGAGCACTGCAAGTCCCTGCATTCCGGGGATCCTCGCCAAGTG GTGTGTCCGATCTGCGCCTCCATGCCGTGGGGAGATCCCAACTACAGGAGCTCAGACTTCTTTCAGCATCTCCGGATCAGACACACATTCTCCTACGACACGTTTGtg gaTTACTCCGCGAGCGAGGAGACGATGATGCAGGAAGCCATCCAGCGCTCGCTCCTGGACAACTGA